Within Oreochromis aureus strain Israel breed Guangdong linkage group 19, ZZ_aureus, whole genome shotgun sequence, the genomic segment TCACATTCTTATGGGTACCGGCGCATCATGGAGTTAAAGGAAATGAAATGGCAGATAGGACAGCAAAAGTCGCAACAAGGAGACCATTGATAGATGTGGTTATTAGTGTGAGTAGGACGGAGCTCAAGAGCAGAATACGATACAAAATGAAGGAAAGGTGGCAAAAGCAatgggaggaggagaggaaagggCGATGGTTGTACAACATCCAAAGGAAAGTGGGGGGAAATGAGAAGTACAGGAcgaaacaggagagaggagacGATTATATCTCGACTGAGATTTGGACACACTGGCTTAAATAGCACATTATTTTTAATAGGTAAACACTGTACAGGGGAGTGTGACTGCAGTAGGGAACAGGAAACAATAGAACATGTTTTATTGCATTGTCAGAAGTATGATATGGAGAGGAGACAGCTGATCAAAAAGCTGGATGATATGAAAGTGAAGTTGgacttgtttgatttatttcgcATGAGCTCTATGAGTAAAAGTTATCAGGctgtattttggtttttaagACAGACCCATTTGTTCGGAAGAAtttgaatattttcttttcttttaatttatttatttatttgtttaattatttattttttgtcattttggtcCACACTCCACAGcagttggtggcggtaatgcaccattttgctgtttgccaaccgccaataaaccctatacagaagaagaagactgtACCGTCATTGGGAGAAAGTGAAGTCACTCGTGAATggatttcaaatgtaaataaaggaaGTCTCGGGCGATCTCGCGACGTCTGCTGTTTACTTTGTCGCGTCCTCCTCTTTCCTGCGTTATAAAAGCATAGCGTGTGCACACCTCGCTGTTCACCTGATTTGATCGCTGGCTGAAAATGGACGCTCTCACCGTGCTGCCATCCAGCTTTGGATATGTCATCTTCACGTTCCTGTACAGCTGGATCATGCTGGGCTATTTGGCAGTTAAGGTTGGGGGAGCCAGAAAGAAGTACGACGTGAAAGTAAGTGAAAAACTAATATTGCACGCTCTGAAGTGATTTTTATTTGCATCTCGGGCTTATTTCACGCATGCTTGCTGTTTATTCTGCAGTATCCCACCATGTACAGCGACAAGCATCAAGTCTTTAACTGCATCCAGAGAGCGCATCAGAACACCCTGGAAGTGTACCCTCAGTGGCTGGTTTTCCAGACCATCGCAGCTCTTGTTTACCCGGTACGTTTTATCATATACACTTAATCAGTCTTCACTactaagttttttgttttatgcatttattgtcTTGGTGTTAGTGCAGTGGGTCAGGGGCCGAGCAGGAACACGCCCTCGTGATCTTTGGCATGAATTTTCCAGATAACAGTCAAGTTCAAACGTTAGTGTCAGAGTGAATAAGCAGATTTTCCTCGATCACAGGGGTGTGTCCAGgacttttttgtctctgtgGTGGATTGGGGGTGCGcagtaaaacagaagatatgatcataaataaataaacagagtttataaaatataaatctaacaATGTTAATTAGGTTAAAAATCTGGGAtatctcactacagatcacataAGAACGGTTTACGATATATAGATAGCATGCAAATATCCTGTTAGGCAGGTTTCATGTATGTGCAGAGAGCGGGATGATCCTTGGAGGAAAGCAAGTTTACAGAAAGTTTTGGTCGATAATGAGATGTCAGTGAGGAAGCGAAATGTTTGTAGCTGCTGAAGTGAGCACAATTAAAGCTGTCAGAAGAAATGTATTTGCAGGCTCAATGCTTTTGAAAAACAGATTATTGTGGCAgattattaaatataaaaaattgaGTGCACATATCATCAGACTCATCTGTGGAGTGGAGACTCTGGTAgagcactctctctcttttcttttctttttaggaaAAAAATCTGTCCATATGCTTGGATTGTTACTTTATTTGATAACTGTTTATTAGTAATGATCCAGGCCAAAGACCAGCGGTTATTGAAAGACCTCATTGAACCTGTTAGAGCCCCTGATACCTGTGAGAGTGCATGAGACAAGAAGGCATTTAGACACTTATGACAGGAGGAGGAGTGTTTGAACATGAGATAAATGACCTCAAATAAACAAATAGAAGTGGTCTTTATGCATGTTCATGGACACAAATCACCATATATTTATAGGATGGTTTTCCAGACAAAGCAGTGAAATGTTGAAATACCAACATGAGACGACTTCAGCACATGTAGCGATTGTTATTTTAACCAAAATTGCGATCTTTTTCTGACCTTGACCCGGTAGCTTTTAATGCCTTAACATACCCAATGAAGGCATTTTTAATCAATAGTATAAAAAAGGGCAGCACAGTGGCTTGGTGGTTAACACTGTTGCCTTATAGCAAGaaggtctttctgtgtggagtttacatGTTCTCCGCGTGTTTCCCCAGGGCCTCCGATTTCctgccacagtccaaagacatgcgcTTAGTGGGGTACGGCTAAtaggtgattctaaattgctcTTGTGAATGTAAGTgaaaatggttgtctgtccctctgCGATAGACTggcagggtgtaccctgcctctcaccctgtgaccctgataaggataaacagaagagaaaggatgggatataaaaataaaatgatatgaaTGCAGTGTGTGAATCTGTGGTGTGTAGGATCCACACTGGATAattattgattcattaatgtgtACTTGTGTTTAATATTGCAGGTGGAAGTAATTGTACTTTATATTCTGCAGGATGGtcatatctttaataattcattatATTTTAGGAGATTTATGTTTTATAATGTGCTGAAAGTACCACAACAggaatatttaaataaagtaaaagtacTTTAAATCTATATTTAAGTTAAATTCATGAGTAATGTAATGATTCTGTGTGTACTGTATCTCAGCGGCTTTGGTGAGGGGCAGTTGTGCCCTCATCTGGACACTCTCCTGACTTTCTCCATTCTTTCTAACTCTCactctgtatttgtgtgtgcttCCAACCAGCTGTCAGCATCTGTCCTGGGGGTTATTTGGGTGACCAGCAGGTTTTCCTATGCCTGGGGCTACTACACAGGAGGTAAGACTGAAATTAAGTGAATGGAGTCATGATACGTAAGATTTATACACTCACGTTATTATTTTACTGATAAATACAAAGTTATGTTAGTATTAACCCCTAATCAATACCACAACCAGTAATGTCTGCACTGGTGTTTGCTAAGCTTGGACAAACAACCCCATTAATCACACCTGTAAGATTTAACTCGCCGTATTCTgcccaaaaaaataataatatgcaTGACATGGCAGTTTGACAGATGTTCAAAgctgaagtccaggtgctgcaCAAGTTACAGCCCAGTGATAGTCTAAGCAGTTTTATTGCTCAGTATCTACGTTGTTTAATCATTTACATTTGATAACATATGGGTGAAAGGTTACTAAGCTGAGAAGTCAAAGATCTGCATTATTAATGGaagcaaaaaatgtaaatgatcaTGTGTTGAGAACTTCAGAGAAGACAGAAAAGTTTAGCCTCGTTTTCTTCATATAATCCTGCTTTGATCAATGTTTGCTTTGTCCTTTTCATTGCAGATCCAGCCAAGAGGATGAACGGTGCCTACGGCTACATTGGCTACTTCGGAGTCATCATTCTCTCCATATCTGTTGCCCTGCAGCTGCTCGGCTTCCTCTAAGATGACTGTCATCTTGTGTTTGCCCATCTGACTGAAGAATCTGCTCATTTATAGTGAACAATATTGCATTTTAACAAAACCATGCTATAAACTGTCTGTATACCacttaaaacctttttttatgAACCACTAACCTGATATTCTGATATTTTTGTGACTATATACTCCATGTAATCAAAATTCTGCAATAGTCATCAATAAAGTAGATGCTGTCTGATGGTGCAGCCTTAAATGGATTCTGCGTGCACTCAGGTAGTACAGATTATGGTCACCGAGAGGGTCAGAGGCAGCAGGGCTAAAGAGCCTGTCATGTGACTCGCACATGAGGTATCAGGCGCAAATCCCCCATCTGTTCAAGCCTATAGTGAGTGGCTTCTAGAAGATCTACATCCTGagaaacaaggcaagaaaataCTGTAgaaatctgttttctttcacATCTGATACACAAAAAGTGTGAACTTTATCCAGTTTTTGAACTGAACCCCTTTATTAGTATCAATCCAAACATGCTACTgtggaaacaaaataaatttcAGTCACTTCTGCCTTCCTTCTCTTGTTTATCattatcttttcaatatttaAATAGCATTTACATCTCTGTTAAGAATTTGCTTATTTTTACTCATTCCTGTGTCATTATCCGTCTCTGCTGTGTGTGGAAATTTCATCATTTTCTTTGGAAAAACTTAAGTTTTTAAGTGTAAACTTAAGTGTAAAGTTTCCACAAAAAGGCAGTTTTGTGTATTCAGTACTACTTTAATATTAAACATAGTCTAGGGGCCAAAGCCAGCCTGTAAGATCCGATCCAGCCTACTGCATGGCTatggaaaacaagaaaattctAAGGATCATTGGACTTACAGCCTTCATGCTGACCTAAGATATAACCAATTACCTGCTATACTACACCAAGGTCAGCCCAAGATaataatttcctgttttttcactacTGTAGatagaaatgtcttttttttatgtgaattaacacagaaaatgttttttttaattgacagGGAATAAGTCCAGGTGATGAGCTGGTGgggtgttttctttcattttgcacactaaaagctaaataaagcttcttttttttgtctatgTTAAAATGTTACAGCCCAAATAGTTGCACAGAGGGGTTCCTTTAATGTATAAAAACTGAGATATATTATTGGAAGTTAAGACATGTCAGGGGTTAAATGCATTGATTATGTGTTACTGGATTTAGTGGTCCCGGCCATGTAACCTCCTGAGACTCAAGCttttgaaatgcatttttaatttctagaCATTTGTGATGAGTTTAAAGTGGTAAATATAACAATTAAGCATAAtctatataatataaaataaagcataaaaatacattttttaaaagtatgtcCTCATGCAGAGATTATAAGTTTATGttataataaaatacaataaagttGCCATAGTTTAACAAAATGTAAGATACTTTGTTCAACAGACAGGAGCAGAGAAAGCGAAATGTTATATTCTCATATGATGACGTGAGGTTTCAGGAGGTTAATTTGGGAATGAAAGAAGACAAAGGATGAAAGAAATAAGATGTACTTAATTTATCCCAAAATCTGAGAAACTAGTGTGTTACAGTCACCAAAACACGAAAAAATTGTCTCTCAATAACACAAATTTAACCATCTCAGAAAGATTAACCCCCCCACAACAATCACAAaataaggagctcagttaaataaagataaaagaagtGAAGAGTTCAATAAACCCAAATCAAAATATACAACAAGGAGATTAATGAGTGAAATATATAAGGTCATTCTATATATGATTCCAATGTTTTATTGGCATAAGATGTACTTTATtccaataataaataaagtacaTCTATATATGATTCCAACGTTGGAATCATATATAGCATCACTGTGATTTTAAAAAGGATAGTCAGAGGAATAAAGAGTGGGAGATCTGTGTGACACAAGGAAAAAAGTAGGATTAACTGTTTTATTGGAATCCGGTAAAATAAGCCTAACAGgatattgttttctttctttgttttgtataaataaaataataataattatatgcCTAGAACTCTGAATCTGAATTCTTTTGCAATTAATTGTTTAAATCAGAAATGTGGACAGAAATGTaaagtattttattatattagaATAAAGAGCCAGAATTCTACTTATATGtcacatatatatattgatTATTATCATATCATATAATTCCCTTATATTATTAATAGCATATAAGTGTGCCAAATGTACGGCCCAGTAACAGTAATTGGTCCTCCAGAGGATCCTGTTCAGCTTGCTCAATAGCTGTGCAAAGAGTAATGAACAGTGTTCTTCAGTAAAATGCGCACGTACTGTAGAGATGTGATGCCAGCGTTATTTCAGAAACACTAGTGTCATTAATGAGTCATTAAATGGGAAAATGTGAACCCTTTTATATTAATTGCACTTATTTAGAAAGCTACTATGCAATAATTTTACTGGTCAGGAGTAACTGGAATTAGAAAGGAGAGATGTTTACAAATTCACACTTTATCCGTTGCTCCTGAAGGCAACAAGATCAACAGCGTCTTTGATCGAAAAGGGTGTGGGTTAACTGCGCATGTGCATGACGAACCTCTGTCGGAAGCAAAGTCGGGTTTGTCCAAAGGTTTCACACATCAAAAAGCGAGAATAAAAGGTAGGAATTCCTTTGAAAATGGCACGAGGAACGGGTAACACTGTCGGGATGTGTGTTTCTATCCGTTCCCACCGCTGTCGTTTGGCTCGTGGTATTTTTTCAGCGACTTCGTAGCGAGAAGAAACCTTCAAGGAAATGTTTGCTAGTACCAAAGCGATGAACAAAAGAAAGCGACAGTGcaggtttttaatcaaacaCACGAGCATTGTTTGAGTTTCTAAAGCTTACACCTGCTCTTATCATCCCCTTAGGGGCTTAATGGATATTGCAGGTGGCGATTAAACGGGATAAATGTGGAGTTACAGTATTGTTGGTGTTTGTGCGCGAGCATGAGCCTACTGTACGGCGCCTGCGCACTGGTGGATTTTTGTGTCAGATTTCAGTCCACTTTTCTGACTTCGCTTATTGATTATTGGAAATAAACATAATCAACAGCTGTTTTTCATATTGCCTGCACTTACATTATTGGAGTCAGGAATACACCTGGCTGGCTTTGGAAAGTGTGAtgtcatcatttatttaaactttaataAATCAGCTGTTCCTCCTGTACACAATGGGGTGGAAATTTTACTGAGACACCTTTTCCTTACTACATTCAGTGAcctatttttactgttttaagaGTCACATAAGGAGTCAGCTGTGTCATTGTTGTTATGCAGTCTCCAGACGGTGGCCTCCAGGGACGCTGTAATAGTCTAGTAGCTGTGGTAATAGCCAGAGCGTTGATGTTCAGTTATTGAACGTAAAGTAGACGGCTTAGCATCATTATTTGAGTAGGTTTCCACCAGTCCTGAGGTTCAGGACAAATCCAGAGTACGTGTGTCCTCCACACCTCCATCAAAAGTCAAAGCTGAAATCTACTCCCGGACAAGCTACTGTTGTGTCCGGTGTTATTTGTGTATTCTTTTCAGttgtatacattttttttttaccaatttctttattttgctatttgtattttattttattatactgaacatttaaaaaaaattatattactGTTTTCCCCCCTTTTCCCCCCTCTTGACCTCCttaatttaatacatttatttactatttaacAAACAGTTTTAGCCTGTTGTCTTttagagtttttcttttctgaactttttaaattttttatagtCAGTGTATATAttctataaaaatatatatttttgattaaattgaattattttattttgatttttgctTATTCACCTTCTCAttgtattatattcagctttttaaggttttacttgatttgatttttaacagatttttatgtataatatttatattatgtattgatttttaattttcttttcttgagCTATTCTACACAATATCAGCTTTTTGTGTTAGGCTATGTTTAATTTTTTGGCTCCTCAGCTGAGGACTTTCCCAATTTTTGAGTTAAATacattgtttatgttttttatttcgATCTTGACATGCATTGAATAATATAGAGGTTATTAATAAAAAGAtatgttatttgtatttttcagaCAGTTTAAACTGAGCTGCCTGTTCTCTTAATTCAAATCCTGACTTAGACCTACGTTTACTTTTTTCCAGAGTCATGTCGGGATTTCTGGACGGGATCCGGTGCggagactgtgagtgtaatgtgGACTGGGGAGAGCGAAGGAACACAATTGCCTCTATAGCTGCTGGAGTCCTGGTATTTCCATTGATTTCTTCAAGACAATAaaggcatatatatatatatctgtatagaagattttacatatttacataacCGGGGGAtgttgtttttgcagtttttcaccGGCTGGTGGATCATCATTGATGCAGCAGTGAAATACCCGGCAGAGGATGAATTTCATCATGCATATCACACCTGTGGAGTCATCGCTACCGTGGCCTTTCTCATGTAAGACAGCCTGCAGCTGTTTGGTGTTTCTGAAGCTTTAAAGCTCAACCTGCAGGTTTTCCAAATCACATGCGTACTGTAACAGAGGAAGTAGATCTGATATCAcatgaccttaaaaaaaaacaacaacagcaatttAGTCACGTAATTACTGGGAGTCGAGGTTGTTGCCCCTTTCTGTTTTCAAAGGTGGCCTGATTGATGACCCTGTCTAAGGTGACACTGATACCACTTTTGATCTTTTTATTCAGACACATTTGTTAACATGTGAGTTAAATTTACACCTGTCAGTCATGTGAAAAGTCTCAATAGCTAAATGAATGTGAAGAGAGACAACTTCAGCTTCATAGTGTGGATTTAGAGATATCTccaaaacaggaagtctggaaccggttcttttttatctttactgtgtcacaaaaatttaaaaagggaaTGCCCAgaatttacaatttttttgaaTGCAGCATATTTTAGTTCAGCAATTTAACATGAGCAAAGCAAAatccaaataaaataataataaatacatgaacaaaCTCTACTCTGAGATAATGCTGATTTCTACTGCTGGTGTTGAGATGAGGGAGATAGAGGAAAACATCCGCATCCTGGCCACTGACACCGGTCTGTGCCGATACAATCCAAGAGGAGTGCAGATAAAAGTTCTCCAATTCCTCCGTGATTATAAACCAGCACAGCAAAAAATAAGAAGGGAAAAAGACGCTAATTCTAAATCATAAGTCCACagtgtttctgcttttttacaCAGTGCCTGCTTggtgctctcacacacacagagggtgCAAAGGTGCACTGTGATCATAACAATGCTCCTGGAATCTGGGTGAAAAAGTCAGGCATGAGGGTCATTACATTACTGAAACTACATTTTCTTACTCACTGTATTGATTACATTTATTCTTGATTATATTCTGATTAGAATTAAGCATGACTTAGTTCTCTGTATCACTGCAACCATAAAAAGGCTGAATGTTAAGTCCTCTTATTCCACTTTTGGATGAAGATAAGCCCAGGGATCTCAGTCTCTTTGACACCCCCTCCTTGAGACTGGCTCGTGTCATGGTGGTTAAGACAGGGGAGTCCACTTCCTCAGCAGTGAGCAGATGTTGCAAGGCCAATCAGCTGGTCCCCAGTTCTGGGGTCCAGGAGGGCCCTGAGTTGGCTCAGGAACCTCAGCGGTCACCATCACTCTTCTCGTGCTCCTGCTCTTCCACCTACTTGTTTTTCCTGATCTTCTATGTCCTCATCGACTTGGATGTTTTTGTAGCAACTTCCCTCATAGTAATCGTACTCTCACTCCCAGCTGGATGTTTGAATGGTGGCAGGTTTGGTCCAGCAAAAGTAAAACGGCTATTAGGCAGATGTGTAGAGGTGATTTGGTGCCCATCAGGATAGTAAACTCCATCAGTATCCCTGCAGATTCCAGATACAGCAGATCTCTGCACTATCTTGGCTTTAGATTCCAGCTCAAAAAAGGTGGCTACTGGGACTGTAGGACTAAACTGGCAATCCATATCCAAGACGATCCCCCACGCCCTGT encodes:
- the mgst3b gene encoding microsomal glutathione S-transferase 3b, with amino-acid sequence MDALTVLPSSFGYVIFTFLYSWIMLGYLAVKVGGARKKYDVKYPTMYSDKHQVFNCIQRAHQNTLEVYPQWLVFQTIAALVYPLSASVLGVIWVTSRFSYAWGYYTGDPAKRMNGAYGYIGYFGVIILSISVALQLLGFL